Proteins encoded in a region of the Microbacterium neungamense genome:
- a CDS encoding TIM barrel protein, with protein sequence MTAPLIDRITGSNFSYQHLPLERCFDDMAALGRSQVELWGVAPHAHVPWLTDAEARRIRDAAEARGMRIACFTPEQVAYPVNIASPSPRLRAESVAMFRRAAEIAVQLGAGMLFLTAGRGGEDEETDAGWARAAGALREIAEHAGALGLECVLEPLQRVESNLVNTAADAARMLADVGAGNLGVALDTVAAAVAGDSVDDYFAQLGDRVRHVHLIDGAPAGHLAWGDGELPLDGIVAALERHGYAGLATIELFGDGGYALDPRPAVERSLAAVAEASGRG encoded by the coding sequence ATGACCGCGCCGCTCATCGACCGGATCACCGGGTCGAACTTCTCCTACCAGCACCTGCCGCTGGAGCGCTGCTTCGACGACATGGCAGCCCTGGGGCGCTCGCAGGTGGAGCTGTGGGGTGTCGCCCCGCACGCGCACGTGCCGTGGCTCACGGATGCCGAGGCCCGCCGCATCCGTGACGCCGCCGAGGCGCGCGGCATGCGCATCGCCTGCTTCACCCCGGAGCAGGTCGCCTACCCGGTGAACATCGCCTCGCCGTCGCCGCGGCTGCGCGCCGAGAGCGTGGCGATGTTCCGGCGCGCGGCCGAGATCGCGGTGCAGCTCGGCGCCGGCATGCTGTTCCTCACCGCCGGTCGCGGCGGGGAGGACGAGGAGACGGATGCCGGATGGGCGCGCGCCGCCGGGGCGCTGCGCGAGATCGCCGAACATGCTGGCGCGCTCGGGCTCGAGTGCGTGCTCGAGCCGCTGCAGCGGGTGGAGTCGAACCTGGTGAACACGGCCGCCGATGCCGCGCGGATGCTGGCCGACGTCGGCGCCGGGAACCTGGGCGTGGCCCTGGACACCGTGGCCGCCGCCGTCGCGGGCGACAGCGTGGACGACTACTTCGCGCAGCTCGGCGACCGGGTGCGGCACGTGCACCTCATCGACGGCGCGCCCGCCGGGCACCTCGCGTGGGGGGACGGCGAGCTGCCGCTGGACGGGATCGTCGCGGCGCTGGAGCGCCACGGGTATGCCGGGCTCGCGACCATCGAGCTGTTCGGCGACGGCGGGTACGCCCTGGACCCGAGGCCGGCGGTCGAACGGTCCCTCGCCGCGGTCGCGGAGGCGTCGGGCCGGGGCTGA
- the trxB gene encoding thioredoxin-disulfide reductase, which yields MRQVIIIGSGPAGFTAAIYAARANLKPLLIASSVEVGGELMNTTEVENFPGFPEGIQGPELMAKMQEQAERFGTEVVYDDVTELEVAGPVKKVTLGSGTVHEARTLIYATGSAYRKLGVEGEERLSGYGVSWCATCDGFFFREKTIAVVGGGDSAMEEATFLTRFASKVYVIHRKDTLRASKIMQERAFANEKIEFIWNAEVQEVLGDTAVTGVRLRSTVDGSLRELPLDGLFVAIGNDPRTHLVHDKLELTPEGTIRVDGRSSRTSVPGVFAAGDVIDPTYRQAVTAAGSGTVAALDAEHFLADLEDSSVEVPAAEAAEIITA from the coding sequence ATGCGTCAGGTCATCATCATCGGCTCCGGCCCCGCGGGATTCACGGCGGCCATCTACGCCGCACGCGCGAACCTGAAGCCGCTGCTCATCGCCAGCTCGGTCGAGGTCGGCGGTGAGCTGATGAACACCACCGAGGTGGAGAACTTCCCCGGCTTCCCGGAGGGCATCCAGGGCCCGGAGCTGATGGCCAAGATGCAGGAGCAGGCCGAGAGGTTCGGCACCGAGGTCGTCTACGACGACGTCACCGAGCTCGAGGTCGCCGGCCCGGTGAAGAAGGTCACGCTCGGCAGCGGCACCGTGCACGAAGCCCGCACCCTCATCTACGCGACCGGCTCGGCCTACCGCAAGCTCGGCGTGGAGGGCGAGGAGCGGCTGTCCGGCTACGGCGTGTCGTGGTGCGCGACCTGCGACGGCTTCTTCTTCCGTGAGAAGACGATCGCTGTCGTCGGCGGCGGCGACTCCGCGATGGAGGAGGCGACCTTCCTCACCCGATTCGCCTCGAAGGTGTACGTCATCCACCGCAAGGACACCCTACGCGCCTCGAAGATCATGCAGGAGCGCGCCTTCGCGAACGAGAAGATCGAGTTCATCTGGAACGCGGAGGTGCAGGAGGTCCTCGGCGACACCGCGGTGACCGGCGTGCGGCTGCGCTCCACGGTCGACGGATCGCTGCGCGAACTGCCGCTGGACGGCCTGTTCGTCGCGATCGGCAACGACCCGCGCACGCATCTCGTGCACGACAAGCTCGAGCTGACGCCCGAGGGCACGATCCGGGTGGACGGCCGCTCCTCGCGCACGTCCGTGCCGGGTGTGTTCGCCGCCGGCGACGTCATCGACCCCACCTACCGCCAGGCCGTCACGGCCGCCGGCTCAGGCACGGTCGCCGCCTTGGACGCCGAGCACTTCCTCGCCGACCTGGAGGACTCATCCGTCGAGGTCCCGGCCGCCGAGGCCGCGGAGATCATCACCGCCTGA
- the trxA gene encoding thioredoxin: MTAKATSQATWEQDVLQAEGPVLVDFWAAWCGPCRMVAPVLDEIQAENPDKITILKLNVDENPELAMKYQITSIPAMKVFQGGEVKTTIIGAKPKFALEQDLADFLR, encoded by the coding sequence ATGACCGCCAAGGCAACGAGCCAGGCCACCTGGGAGCAGGACGTGCTCCAGGCCGAGGGACCCGTGCTGGTCGACTTCTGGGCGGCGTGGTGCGGACCGTGCCGCATGGTCGCGCCGGTGCTGGATGAGATCCAGGCCGAGAACCCCGACAAGATCACCATCCTCAAGCTCAACGTGGACGAGAACCCCGAGCTGGCGATGAAGTACCAGATCACCTCGATCCCCGCCATGAAGGTGTTCCAGGGCGGCGAGGTCAAGACCACGATCATCGGCGCCAAGCCGAAGTTCGCCCTCGAGCAGGACCTCGCGGACTTCCTCCGCTGA
- a CDS encoding LacI family DNA-binding transcriptional regulator, with amino-acid sequence MSEVAAEAGVGRSTAARTLGGYGYVSPEVRERVLAAAERIGYRANALARSMSTGVSHTIGVIVADIANPFFGGVVRGISDAARARGFDTLVISTYEELAEEVAATNVLIDKRVDGIIVASTALDAASADHLEQARGHGIPVVLVDRAVPGLDVDAVVIDNRAAARSAVERLIDAGHRRIGFVWGPPVDELPRRRREMVELAARNLWTDGERLQGYLDALDDAGILYDADLVMVGAKTEEHARDEVARMLALPDPPTALFCTETDAMTGSLRALREAGLRVAADVSLIGFDDSSWAAVMEPPLTMIEQPMLALGTRAAEVLFAAIDGEAAPGGLHTLETRFIERASVAAVPVAERR; translated from the coding sequence ATCTCGGAGGTCGCCGCCGAGGCCGGCGTCGGCCGCTCCACGGCGGCGCGCACCCTCGGCGGATACGGCTACGTCAGCCCGGAGGTCAGGGAGCGCGTACTGGCGGCGGCCGAGCGGATCGGCTACCGGGCCAACGCGCTCGCGCGGAGCATGTCGACCGGGGTCAGCCACACCATCGGCGTCATCGTCGCCGACATCGCCAACCCGTTCTTCGGCGGCGTGGTGCGGGGCATCTCTGACGCGGCGCGGGCGCGCGGCTTCGACACGCTGGTGATCAGCACCTACGAGGAGCTGGCGGAGGAGGTCGCGGCGACGAACGTGCTCATCGACAAGCGCGTGGACGGGATCATCGTGGCGTCGACCGCTCTCGACGCGGCATCCGCCGACCACCTCGAGCAGGCCCGTGGGCACGGGATCCCCGTGGTGCTCGTCGACCGCGCCGTGCCGGGGCTGGACGTCGACGCCGTCGTGATCGACAACCGCGCCGCGGCGCGGAGCGCGGTCGAGCGGCTGATCGACGCCGGGCACCGCCGCATCGGGTTCGTCTGGGGTCCGCCGGTCGACGAGCTTCCGCGCCGCCGTCGCGAGATGGTCGAGCTTGCGGCGCGCAACCTGTGGACGGACGGCGAGCGTCTGCAGGGGTACCTGGACGCGCTGGACGACGCCGGCATCCTGTACGACGCCGATCTCGTCATGGTCGGCGCCAAGACCGAGGAGCACGCCCGCGACGAGGTGGCGCGGATGCTGGCGCTGCCCGACCCGCCGACGGCGCTGTTCTGCACGGAGACCGACGCGATGACCGGCTCGCTGCGCGCGCTGCGCGAGGCGGGGCTGCGGGTGGCCGCGGACGTCTCGCTGATCGGGTTCGACGACAGCTCCTGGGCGGCCGTGATGGAGCCGCCGCTGACGATGATCGAGCAGCCGATGCTGGCGCTCGGGACCCGCGCGGCCGAAGTGCTGTTCGCGGCGATCGACGGCGAGGCGGCACCCGGCGGTCTGCACACGCTGGAGACGCGGTTCATCGAGCGGGCATCCGTCGCCGCCGTGCCGGTGGCCGAGCGGCGGTGA
- a CDS encoding tryptophan synthase subunit alpha produces MTPFPRRASLEVLRAEAGDERAVLVHERLRHGQDPWDFMSEIPSVDELVVLLLRADVVAARGGNVRDRGWNDGILRRIALEYPELTPTVWRMLG; encoded by the coding sequence GTGACCCCGTTCCCCCGCCGCGCCAGCCTGGAGGTGCTCCGCGCCGAGGCCGGCGACGAGCGCGCCGTGCTGGTGCACGAGCGGCTGCGGCACGGGCAGGACCCGTGGGACTTCATGTCCGAGATCCCCTCGGTCGACGAGCTCGTCGTGCTGCTGCTGCGCGCGGACGTCGTCGCGGCCCGGGGCGGGAACGTGCGCGATCGCGGCTGGAACGACGGCATCCTGCGCCGCATCGCCCTGGAGTACCCGGAGCTGACCCCCACGGTCTGGCGGATGCTGGGCTGA